One part of the Bacillota bacterium genome encodes these proteins:
- a CDS encoding alpha amylase N-terminal ig-like domain-containing protein — MKSRYRLLATLFWLLIVSCVWAQEGIPVTFRLKLEQPAQIVYLAGTFNDWQFQRNPMRSDDGKLWTLTLHLMPGVYQYKFVVNGTDWRTDPNATQNVDDGMGNINSLLIVEGRVVNPPALLGDGNVTRSALRHQPTELLYLHADGANAIITLRTRRNDVQKVQITLREGKRFVTRQMPRVARDTLFEYYRLGVPMRPAEYLFWVQDGARRVWLSPEGATDRKPARWFLLQPNRVPRVQVPAWTADAIFYQIVPDRFLNADPSNDPDPTRPLDETGRTDEFFGGDLWGIVQKVDYLHALGVTALYLTPVFTSVTHHKYDTDDYTRVDPHLGGDEAFLALSRELKRRGMRLVLDGVFNHVGVFFFAFRDLLEKQEASPYCDWFTVHRFPVRIENPPPYSAWWNIPYVPKLNHENPAVRRYLLDIITGWMRRVPLDGWRLDVANEVPDHFWRVFRREVKRVRPDAVIIGEIWGDATHWLRGDMFDAVMNYPWRGVVLDWVAYRRIAPSVLDEKLRLLAMTYPRAVTCGMYNMLSSHDTHRLRTACGGDWRTVRLAFLLQMTLPGAPAIYYGDEVGMEGGNIPDNRRPMDWNPSAEGRALRDYVAALIRLRKQLPALRRGEWNTLLTDDKQNVYAYLRRQGKQQVLVVINNGEKPASVRLQVPTEVRAFRIVLRSDESKTSSHFAVERNGRLSLRVPAMTGWVLLPSSP; from the coding sequence ATGAAAAGCAGATACCGCCTTCTCGCCACCCTGTTCTGGTTGCTGATTGTTTCCTGTGTATGGGCACAGGAAGGAATCCCCGTCACCTTCCGCCTGAAGCTGGAGCAGCCCGCGCAAATCGTCTATCTGGCAGGCACGTTCAACGACTGGCAGTTCCAGCGTAACCCCATGCGCAGCGACGATGGCAAACTGTGGACGCTCACCCTGCACCTGATGCCCGGCGTCTACCAGTACAAATTCGTGGTCAACGGCACTGACTGGCGCACCGACCCCAACGCCACCCAAAATGTGGACGACGGCATGGGCAACATCAATTCGTTGCTCATCGTCGAGGGTAGGGTGGTCAATCCGCCCGCTCTCCTGGGAGACGGCAACGTGACGCGCTCTGCGCTGCGACATCAGCCGACGGAACTGCTTTACCTGCACGCAGATGGGGCGAACGCCATAATCACCTTGCGCACGCGCCGCAATGACGTGCAGAAGGTGCAGATAACCCTGCGGGAAGGCAAGCGCTTCGTCACCCGGCAGATGCCCCGCGTGGCGCGAGATACGCTGTTCGAGTATTATCGGCTCGGTGTGCCTATGCGCCCGGCGGAGTATCTGTTCTGGGTGCAGGACGGCGCGCGTCGGGTTTGGCTGTCTCCCGAAGGGGCGACCGACCGCAAGCCTGCCCGGTGGTTTCTGCTCCAGCCGAATCGCGTGCCCCGTGTGCAGGTGCCAGCGTGGACGGCGGATGCTATCTTCTATCAGATTGTGCCTGACCGCTTCCTGAACGCCGACCCGTCCAACGACCCCGACCCCACCCGGCCGCTGGACGAGACGGGACGCACGGACGAGTTTTTCGGTGGTGACCTGTGGGGCATCGTGCAAAAGGTAGACTATCTGCACGCGCTGGGCGTGACCGCGCTGTATCTCACGCCTGTGTTTACCTCCGTGACCCACCACAAATACGACACCGACGACTACACCCGGGTAGACCCCCACCTTGGCGGCGATGAAGCGTTCCTCGCCCTCTCGCGTGAACTGAAACGACGGGGAATGCGTTTGGTGCTGGATGGAGTGTTCAATCATGTGGGCGTGTTCTTCTTCGCCTTTCGGGACCTGCTGGAGAAGCAGGAAGCGTCTCCCTACTGCGACTGGTTCACGGTGCACCGTTTTCCAGTGAGGATTGAGAACCCGCCTCCTTACTCCGCCTGGTGGAACATCCCCTATGTGCCCAAGTTGAACCACGAGAATCCCGCGGTGCGCCGCTATCTGCTGGACATAATTACCGGATGGATGCGACGAGTCCCCTTGGATGGATGGCGGCTGGACGTGGCGAACGAAGTGCCCGACCACTTCTGGCGCGTGTTTCGGCGGGAGGTCAAGCGGGTGCGTCCCGATGCCGTTATCATCGGTGAGATTTGGGGCGACGCCACCCACTGGCTGCGGGGAGACATGTTCGACGCGGTGATGAACTATCCCTGGCGCGGGGTGGTGCTGGACTGGGTGGCATACCGGCGCATTGCGCCGTCCGTGCTGGATGAGAAGCTGCGCCTGCTCGCGATGACCTATCCTCGCGCGGTGACCTGCGGCATGTACAACATGCTGAGCAGCCACGACACACATCGCTTGCGAACCGCGTGCGGCGGTGACTGGCGCACGGTGCGACTGGCATTCCTGCTGCAGATGACCTTGCCCGGCGCACCCGCCATCTACTACGGCGATGAGGTGGGCATGGAAGGCGGCAACATCCCCGATAACCGCCGCCCGATGGACTGGAACCCCTCTGCGGAAGGCAGGGCATTGCGCGATTACGTCGCCGCCCTGATCCGCCTGCGCAAGCAGCTGCCTGCCCTGCGGCGTGGCGAGTGGAACACCCTGCTCACCGATGATAAACAGAACGTGTACGCCTACCTGCGCAGGCAGGGCAAACAGCAGGTGCTGGTGGTTATCAATAACGGAGAGAAGCCAGCCAGCGTTCGACTGCAAGTGCCCACTGAGGTACGCGCTTTTCGCATCGTGCTGCGCTCTGATGAAAGCAAGACATCATCCCATTTTGCGGTGGAGCGCAACGGACGGCTGTCCCTCAGGGTGCCTGCGATGACCGGCTGGGTATTACTGCCTTCCTCTCCTTGA
- a CDS encoding LacI family transcriptional regulator: MPELTQNQIARLSRVSQATVSRVLRGDPRVNEELRQRVLAVIEKHGYVPDARAQSLRSQRSGILGLVVHRSPRRLAGDPFFSALIAALIEFGGKAGYHLCVDAARAIQSRRAIYEELLRTRRVDGLILVEPQTQDERMPRLLQEGFPFVLIGRYEPTDAVYSVDNDNVGAGRMATEHLIRKGHERIAHISGPRGIFVCEDRHAGYRCTLEEAGLKYSPDLVVWGDFSEEHGYRAMSRLLSLPNPPTAVVAVDDLVAIGALRAAKERGVCIPQQLAIIGFNDSPFCQYVDPPLSSVAVDIRALAQMATDVLVKLVEGREVPQRRYIVPCHLVERQTT; the protein is encoded by the coding sequence ATGCCGGAACTGACGCAAAACCAGATAGCCCGGCTCTCGCGGGTGTCGCAGGCGACCGTCTCGCGGGTGCTGCGTGGAGACCCGCGCGTCAACGAGGAATTGCGCCAGCGGGTGCTGGCGGTCATCGAGAAGCACGGCTACGTGCCCGATGCCCGCGCACAGTCGCTCCGTTCCCAGCGCAGCGGCATTCTGGGGCTGGTCGTGCACCGCTCGCCCCGACGGCTTGCTGGTGACCCCTTCTTCAGCGCACTGATTGCCGCGCTCATCGAATTCGGTGGCAAAGCGGGCTATCATCTCTGCGTCGACGCCGCCCGCGCCATCCAGTCCCGACGCGCCATTTACGAGGAACTGCTTCGGACGCGGCGAGTGGACGGGCTCATCCTCGTGGAACCCCAGACGCAGGACGAACGCATGCCCCGTCTGTTGCAGGAGGGCTTCCCCTTCGTGCTTATCGGTCGCTACGAACCCACCGACGCCGTCTACTCGGTGGATAACGACAACGTGGGAGCGGGGCGGATGGCGACGGAGCACCTCATCCGCAAAGGGCATGAGCGGATTGCCCACATCAGCGGACCTCGCGGGATATTCGTCTGTGAAGACCGCCATGCGGGATACCGTTGCACGCTGGAAGAGGCTGGGTTGAAGTACTCTCCTGACCTGGTGGTGTGGGGCGATTTCTCCGAGGAGCATGGCTACCGTGCCATGAGCCGACTGCTGAGCCTTCCCAACCCTCCGACGGCGGTGGTGGCGGTAGATGACCTGGTCGCCATCGGTGCGCTGCGGGCAGCGAAGGAACGAGGCGTGTGCATCCCGCAGCAGCTGGCAATCATCGGCTTTAACGATTCGCCATTCTGCCAGTACGTGGATCCCCCACTCAGCTCGGTGGCGGTGGATATCCGCGCCCTCGCGCAGATGGCGACCGATGTGCTGGTCAAGTTGGTTGAAGGACGGGAAGTGCCTCAGCGCCGCTACATCGTGCCCTGTCATCTGGTGGAAAGGCAGACCACGTAG
- the purB gene encoding adenylosuccinate lyase, which yields MIERYTRPEMASIWDIEHRTQKWLEVELAVCDGLAEYGYIPREAAQTIRERARFDLQRMAELEKETRHDVMAFVRNVEENIGPEGRYVHYGITSYDVVDTALALLLRDSCDQLLARARRLAEVIARLAKEHKYTPMIGRTHGIHAEPITFGFKLAGWYDEMQRNLQRLHFAREMVSMGKVSGAVGIHANVDPRVEEYVCAKLGLKPAPASTQIISRDVHATYLSTLGILAASLERFATELRNLQRTEILEVQEYFAPGQTGSSAMPHKRNPWNCETVSGLARVVRGYLIPALENIATWHERDLSNSSVERIILPDASILVDWMMWKLTDILEHLAVFPENMKRNMEKFGGLVFSEHVMLALVSKGLSREQAYKLVQRNAAKAWEGVDFQQSLKQDEEVRRVLSEEEIDRCFDLQHHLRHLDVTFQRLGLE from the coding sequence ATGATCGAACGCTATACCCGCCCCGAAATGGCGAGTATCTGGGACATCGAGCACCGCACACAGAAATGGCTGGAGGTCGAGCTGGCGGTCTGCGACGGGCTGGCGGAGTACGGCTACATCCCCCGCGAGGCGGCGCAGACCATCCGCGAGCGTGCCCGTTTTGACCTGCAACGCATGGCAGAACTGGAGAAGGAGACCCGCCACGATGTGATGGCGTTTGTGCGCAATGTGGAAGAGAACATCGGACCCGAAGGGCGCTACGTGCATTACGGCATCACCTCGTACGACGTGGTGGATACTGCACTGGCGTTGCTGCTTCGCGATTCGTGCGACCAGCTGCTGGCGCGCGCCCGCCGTCTCGCGGAGGTGATTGCCCGTCTCGCTAAAGAACACAAATATACTCCAATGATTGGGCGCACGCACGGCATCCATGCCGAACCCATCACCTTCGGTTTCAAACTGGCGGGCTGGTATGACGAGATGCAGCGCAATCTGCAACGGCTGCACTTCGCCCGTGAGATGGTGAGCATGGGCAAGGTGTCGGGAGCGGTAGGCATCCACGCCAATGTGGACCCGCGCGTAGAGGAATACGTTTGCGCGAAACTGGGGCTGAAGCCTGCGCCCGCTTCCACGCAGATTATCTCCCGCGATGTGCACGCCACCTATCTCAGTACGCTCGGCATCCTCGCCGCCTCGCTGGAACGGTTCGCCACCGAGCTGCGCAACCTGCAGCGCACCGAAATCCTGGAGGTGCAGGAGTACTTCGCGCCGGGGCAGACCGGTTCGTCCGCCATGCCGCACAAACGCAATCCCTGGAACTGCGAAACCGTGTCGGGGCTGGCGCGGGTGGTGCGCGGATATCTCATCCCCGCACTGGAAAACATCGCCACCTGGCACGAGCGCGACCTGTCCAACTCCAGCGTGGAGCGCATCATTCTGCCCGATGCCAGCATTCTGGTGGACTGGATGATGTGGAAGTTGACCGATATTCTGGAACATCTGGCGGTTTTCCCCGAGAACATGAAACGCAACATGGAGAAGTTCGGCGGGCTGGTGTTCAGTGAGCATGTGATGCTGGCGCTGGTCAGCAAGGGACTGTCGCGGGAACAGGCGTACAAACTGGTGCAACGCAACGCCGCGAAGGCGTGGGAGGGTGTAGACTTCCAGCAGAGCCTGAAACAGGACGAGGAGGTGCGCCGGGTGCTGAGCGAAGAGGAGATTGACCGTTGCTTTGACCTGCAGCACCACCTGCGTCACCTGGATGTTACCTTCCAGCGTCTGGGGCTGGAATAG